One window of Hymenobacter sp. BRD128 genomic DNA carries:
- a CDS encoding TonB-dependent receptor, which translates to MRSLLTPVGKHYRRPASLAAGVLLLHALATPASAQLLAANLPVQSTPPTRAANAVSLKTLLKQWESEYHATIFYESNLVDNKRVLVPTELAPSLAERLAAVLPPANLQFKELRDNYFVVTSRPAPATGSAAAVAPQNVPVSGRVTDAKGEGLPGVTVLVKGTTIGTSTGADGSFSLSAPENSTLVFSSIGYKNQEVAITGATSSIAIRLSDDQQSLNEVVVVGYGTQTRQDLSTSVASVGAAALARQPVAGFDQALQGQAPGVQVTTPSGSPGAGINVRVRGSATLSLNASPLYVIDGVPVLPDYQQEITNNNQRLNPLNTINPDDIESIDVLKDGAAAAIYGVRAANGVVVITTKRGKVGQAQVGLTAYFGRQYLRKKLDVLNAQQFASEYNQIQTNAGLAPAFADPNNPLNPDPAAPGPYNTDWQDAVYRPANIQNYQLNVSGGTEKTRYYVSGGYFNQQGISLNSGFDRYNFKINLTQELSQRFRVGTNLNLSRSHTNSSVRSEAAGANGGTVLGALSQIPTIPIYKPSGIYGTNPFNQSDNPVGNLLETNNQAVVYQSVGNLYGEFDILKNLRVRSNLGIDFRSQDETYFQSTNYPGTSNSDPSTKGVARAAANTQVIWLNENTITWNPTFGDKHHLTLLAGESMQESFRNTLGATTQGFNSNVVPNLNAGSAAQGIPYSYRDSWSLLSYFARANYDYDGKYLLQASIRADGTSRFPTSNRFGYFPAVSAAWRISKESFFPQNNTVSDLKLRASFGANGNQEIYTYQRFAQYGVGYNYQSTGSAIVGGTTQSTIGNDALHWETTYQYNGGLDIGMFNNRLTLNVDVYNKRTHDLLQLLPIAVSTGAESLSVQQNLGTIENKGLEIGLTTTNVEASNGGFGWTTSLNVSGNRNRILDLGTQVSDAGVSSPRTIISGNQISQAGHPLGAFYGYISEGIVQSDAEGAGLATQNGARPKAGDIKFKDLNGDGVINGSDQTIIGNPNPKAFAGVTNNFAYKGLELSVFFQGQFGNEIYNQTRQILESQSDPNNQTTRVLNHWSPTNTNTDIPRPVRYDPAGNNRFSNRWLEDGSYVRLKNVTLAYTIPAVLSRHAAIQNLRVYVTGQNLITWTHYLGYDPEVSANPFSTTNPGVDYGVYPQSRTYTVGLNATF; encoded by the coding sequence ATGCGTTCACTCCTTACTCCCGTGGGTAAGCACTACCGCCGGCCGGCCTCGCTCGCGGCAGGCGTATTGCTTCTCCACGCCCTGGCCACCCCGGCCTCGGCCCAGCTGCTGGCAGCCAACCTGCCGGTGCAGAGTACGCCACCTACCCGGGCGGCGAACGCGGTTTCGCTCAAAACCCTGCTCAAGCAGTGGGAGAGCGAGTACCACGCCACTATTTTCTACGAAAGCAACCTCGTCGATAATAAGCGCGTGCTGGTGCCCACTGAGCTAGCTCCTTCGCTGGCCGAGCGCCTGGCTGCGGTGCTACCGCCCGCCAACCTCCAGTTTAAAGAGCTGCGGGATAACTACTTCGTGGTAACGAGCCGCCCCGCGCCGGCCACCGGCAGCGCGGCGGCCGTGGCCCCGCAAAACGTGCCCGTATCGGGCCGCGTCACCGATGCCAAGGGCGAGGGCCTGCCGGGCGTAACGGTGCTCGTGAAGGGCACTACCATCGGCACTTCGACCGGGGCCGATGGCAGCTTCTCGCTGAGCGCGCCCGAAAACAGCACCTTGGTATTCAGCTCTATCGGCTATAAAAACCAGGAAGTAGCGATAACCGGCGCCACCAGCAGCATTGCCATCCGGCTGAGCGACGACCAGCAGAGCCTCAACGAAGTAGTAGTAGTGGGCTACGGTACCCAGACCCGCCAGGACCTGTCGACCTCGGTAGCCTCGGTGGGCGCGGCGGCCCTGGCGCGGCAGCCCGTAGCCGGCTTCGACCAGGCCTTGCAGGGCCAGGCGCCGGGTGTGCAGGTGACTACGCCCTCGGGCTCGCCGGGTGCGGGGATTAATGTGCGGGTGCGCGGCTCAGCGACGCTTAGCCTTAACGCGTCGCCGCTGTACGTGATTGACGGGGTGCCCGTACTCCCTGACTACCAGCAGGAAATCACGAATAATAACCAGCGCCTCAACCCGCTTAATACCATCAACCCCGACGACATCGAAAGCATTGACGTGCTGAAGGATGGCGCGGCGGCGGCAATCTACGGTGTGCGCGCTGCCAACGGCGTGGTCGTCATCACGACCAAGCGCGGCAAGGTGGGCCAAGCCCAGGTGGGCCTCACGGCCTACTTCGGGCGGCAATACCTGCGCAAGAAGCTCGACGTGCTCAATGCCCAGCAATTTGCCTCGGAGTACAATCAGATTCAAACCAACGCGGGCCTGGCCCCGGCTTTTGCTGACCCCAACAATCCTCTTAACCCGGACCCCGCGGCCCCCGGCCCCTACAACACTGACTGGCAAGACGCAGTGTACCGCCCGGCCAACATTCAGAACTACCAGCTGAACGTGAGCGGCGGCACGGAGAAAACGCGCTACTACGTGAGCGGCGGCTACTTCAACCAGCAGGGTATTAGCCTCAATTCGGGCTTCGACCGCTACAATTTCAAAATCAACCTGACCCAGGAGCTGAGCCAGCGCTTCCGGGTGGGCACCAACCTCAACCTAAGCCGCTCGCACACCAACAGCTCGGTGCGCTCGGAGGCAGCCGGCGCCAACGGCGGCACGGTACTCGGGGCCCTGTCGCAGATTCCGACCATCCCGATTTACAAGCCTAGCGGCATCTACGGCACTAACCCCTTCAACCAGTCGGATAACCCGGTCGGCAACCTGCTCGAAACCAACAACCAGGCCGTAGTGTACCAGTCGGTGGGCAACCTTTACGGCGAGTTCGACATCCTGAAGAACCTGCGCGTGCGCTCCAACCTGGGTATTGACTTCCGCAGCCAGGACGAAACCTACTTCCAGAGCACCAACTACCCGGGCACCAGCAACTCAGACCCCAGCACTAAGGGTGTGGCGCGAGCGGCGGCCAACACCCAGGTTATCTGGCTGAACGAGAACACGATTACCTGGAACCCGACTTTCGGCGATAAGCACCACCTGACGCTGCTAGCGGGCGAGTCGATGCAGGAATCGTTCCGCAATACGCTGGGGGCCACGACGCAGGGCTTCAACTCCAACGTTGTGCCCAACCTGAACGCCGGTTCGGCGGCGCAGGGCATTCCGTACAGCTACCGCGACTCGTGGTCGCTGCTAAGCTATTTTGCCCGCGCTAACTACGACTACGACGGCAAGTACCTGTTGCAAGCCAGCATCCGGGCCGACGGCACCAGCCGCTTCCCTACGAGTAACCGCTTCGGCTACTTCCCGGCCGTGAGCGCGGCCTGGCGCATTTCGAAAGAAAGCTTCTTCCCGCAAAACAATACCGTGAGCGACTTGAAGCTACGGGCTAGCTTCGGGGCCAACGGCAACCAGGAGATTTACACCTACCAGCGCTTTGCGCAGTACGGGGTAGGCTACAACTACCAGAGCACTGGTTCGGCCATTGTGGGCGGCACTACGCAAAGCACCATCGGCAACGATGCCTTGCACTGGGAAACCACCTACCAGTACAACGGGGGCCTCGACATCGGGATGTTTAATAACCGCCTGACCCTGAACGTGGACGTGTACAACAAGCGCACCCACGACTTGCTGCAGCTGCTCCCCATTGCAGTGAGCACGGGAGCCGAGAGCCTATCGGTGCAGCAAAACCTGGGGACTATTGAAAACAAGGGCCTGGAAATTGGCCTGACTACTACCAACGTGGAGGCCAGCAACGGCGGCTTCGGCTGGACGACCAGCCTGAACGTGAGCGGCAACCGCAACCGCATTCTGGACCTGGGCACGCAGGTGAGCGATGCCGGCGTGAGCTCGCCGCGCACCATTATTAGCGGCAACCAGATTTCGCAGGCCGGCCATCCGCTGGGTGCGTTCTACGGCTACATCTCGGAAGGCATTGTACAAAGCGATGCTGAAGGGGCGGGCCTAGCCACCCAGAACGGGGCCAGGCCCAAGGCGGGCGACATCAAGTTTAAAGACCTGAATGGCGATGGCGTTATCAATGGCTCGGACCAGACTATTATCGGCAACCCCAACCCGAAGGCCTTTGCGGGCGTGACCAACAACTTCGCCTACAAAGGCCTGGAGCTGAGCGTATTCTTCCAGGGCCAGTTTGGCAACGAGATTTACAACCAGACGCGCCAGATTCTGGAGTCGCAGTCGGACCCCAACAACCAGACTACGCGCGTGCTCAACCACTGGTCGCCCACCAACACCAACACCGACATTCCGCGGCCCGTGCGCTACGACCCGGCCGGCAACAACCGCTTCTCGAACCGCTGGCTGGAGGATGGCTCCTACGTGCGCCTCAAGAACGTGACGCTGGCCTACACCATCCCGGCGGTCCTTAGCCGGCACGCCGCCATTCAGAACCTACGCGTGTACGTGACGGGCCAGAACCTGATAACCTGGACCCACTACCTGGGCTACGACCCCGAGGTGAGCGCCAACCCCTTCTCGACCACTAACCCGGGCGTAGACTATGGGGTGTATCCGCAGTCGCGCACGTACACCGTGGGCCTCAACGCTACTTTTTAA
- a CDS encoding FecR family protein produces MSLAITQELVSAYTAGTTTAAEAEVVRAWLAQPANQLLAQHWMQLHWEALAAAPTLATFDDEPDYEALLRRTRLHLVPAAPRYQAAPTWRRWAAAAGLAATLAGGGWLFYSAHRAPAPLAVATDFGQTRGLTLPDGSQVTLNGHSTLHYATTWQPDQPREVWLDGEGFFSVQHMANNQRFLVHTTAGLQVEVLGTKFVVARRRDQTRVVLLQGKVRVEFDDHQQPDVILHPGELVETHDDQPALVTHKKVHTAPYAAWKDAQLVLDETTIAELATRLHDTYGLDVEVTTPGLNRRRVTGTVPVSDLPTLLQALEETFHLQASRQGNRLTLAEQQ; encoded by the coding sequence ATGTCCCTAGCTATTACCCAAGAACTTGTTTCGGCCTATACTGCCGGCACTACCACGGCGGCCGAGGCTGAGGTGGTGCGCGCCTGGCTAGCCCAGCCGGCCAACCAGCTGCTGGCCCAGCACTGGATGCAGCTGCACTGGGAGGCCCTGGCGGCGGCCCCTACCTTAGCCACCTTCGACGACGAGCCCGACTACGAGGCGCTGCTGCGACGCACGCGGCTGCACCTCGTGCCCGCCGCGCCGCGCTACCAGGCGGCGCCTACCTGGCGGCGCTGGGCGGCCGCGGCCGGCCTGGCCGCTACGCTGGCTGGCGGCGGCTGGCTGTTTTACAGCGCGCACCGCGCCCCGGCCCCGCTGGCCGTGGCCACCGACTTTGGGCAGACCCGCGGCCTGACGCTGCCCGACGGCTCGCAGGTGACGCTCAATGGCCATTCGACGCTGCACTATGCCACCACCTGGCAGCCCGACCAGCCCCGCGAGGTGTGGCTCGATGGCGAAGGGTTTTTCTCGGTGCAGCATATGGCCAATAACCAGCGCTTTCTGGTGCACACCACGGCGGGGCTGCAAGTGGAAGTGCTGGGCACCAAGTTCGTAGTAGCCCGCCGCCGCGACCAGACGCGCGTGGTGCTGCTCCAGGGCAAGGTGCGCGTGGAGTTTGACGACCACCAGCAGCCCGATGTTATTCTGCATCCCGGTGAGCTCGTCGAAACCCACGACGACCAGCCGGCCCTGGTGACGCACAAGAAGGTGCACACCGCCCCCTACGCTGCCTGGAAAGATGCCCAGCTCGTGCTCGACGAAACCACCATTGCCGAGCTAGCCACCCGCCTGCACGACACTTACGGCCTCGACGTGGAAGTGACCACGCCCGGACTGAACCGCCGCCGCGTGACGGGCACCGTGCCCGTGAGCGACCTGCCTACCCTGCTCCAAGCCTTAGAAGAAACCTTCCACCTGCAAGCCAGCCGGCAGGGCAACCGCCTGACCCTGGCTGAACAACAATAA
- a CDS encoding GDSL-type esterase/lipase family protein: protein MLRSSLLSLALAGLVAATGFATVARRPAFGTGSRASQPLAPVPADTLPNDLKIVFFGSSVPFGQGATNKYGYPARYAALLAQRAARGQGAAWTVANISVPGDNTVKVAARWPRDLRPQHGRYVVLALSLGNEGIHGGGQRVFEQFNTNLAQLVQRARAEGLVPVVANCYTRNDYTPEDYAFIRQMNLLLHAWAVPSLNLLGAVDDGAGHWAPGYWDDALHPNDRGHAELAHALVPSLFDALRAGKPIPHKTATSYVRLGPGPRGATGLALRPEALLHPFTQVVSFRTAGTGQLVALQDSTATGSLAIGASGGLTYTSAQGGHLASLRRVNDNRWHQLALTHYYAWGQTVLYLDGAEVGRLPERLLTRQLSLGGRRAPRGGQYRNWLFYRAGMNADELRALAADSLLKSSLELYAPLDGHRAHASDSLGNLAQSTNRLLRLASPAPPVAPHSSKKTGKKALR from the coding sequence ATGCTTCGTTCTTCCTTGCTGAGCCTGGCCTTGGCCGGGCTGGTGGCCGCCACTGGCTTTGCCACCGTGGCCCGGCGGCCGGCGTTTGGCACTGGCTCACGGGCTAGCCAGCCCCTCGCCCCGGTGCCCGCCGACACGCTGCCTAACGACCTCAAAATTGTATTCTTCGGCTCTTCGGTGCCATTTGGGCAGGGCGCCACCAACAAGTATGGCTACCCGGCGCGCTACGCGGCACTGCTGGCTCAGCGCGCGGCCCGCGGCCAGGGCGCCGCCTGGACGGTAGCCAACATCTCGGTGCCGGGCGACAATACGGTCAAAGTAGCCGCCCGCTGGCCGCGCGACCTGCGGCCCCAGCACGGCCGCTACGTGGTGCTGGCGCTCTCGCTGGGCAATGAGGGCATTCACGGCGGCGGCCAGCGGGTGTTCGAGCAATTCAACACCAACCTGGCGCAGCTGGTGCAGCGGGCGCGCGCCGAGGGCCTGGTGCCGGTAGTGGCCAACTGCTACACCCGCAACGACTACACGCCCGAAGACTACGCCTTCATCCGGCAAATGAACCTGCTGCTGCACGCCTGGGCCGTGCCTAGCCTCAACCTGCTCGGGGCCGTGGACGATGGCGCCGGCCACTGGGCGCCCGGCTACTGGGACGACGCCCTGCACCCCAACGACCGTGGCCACGCCGAGCTGGCCCACGCCCTGGTGCCCTCGCTGTTTGATGCGCTGCGGGCGGGCAAACCCATTCCGCATAAAACAGCGACTTCCTACGTGCGGCTCGGCCCCGGCCCGCGCGGGGCGACCGGCCTGGCGCTGCGGCCCGAGGCGCTATTGCACCCGTTTACCCAGGTTGTGAGCTTTCGCACGGCGGGCACGGGGCAGCTGGTGGCGCTGCAAGACAGCACGGCCACGGGCAGCCTCGCCATCGGGGCTAGCGGCGGCCTCACCTACACCTCGGCCCAGGGCGGCCACCTGGCTAGCCTACGGCGGGTAAATGACAACCGCTGGCACCAGCTGGCCCTTACCCATTACTACGCCTGGGGCCAAACGGTGCTCTACCTCGACGGGGCCGAGGTGGGCCGCCTGCCCGAACGGCTGCTGACCCGGCAGCTCAGCCTGGGCGGCCGCCGGGCGCCGCGGGGCGGGCAGTACCGCAACTGGCTTTTTTACCGCGCCGGTATGAATGCCGATGAGCTGCGCGCCCTGGCCGCCGACTCGCTGCTCAAGTCGAGCCTCGAACTGTATGCCCCGCTCGACGGCCACCGCGCTCACGCTTCCGATTCGCTTGGCAACCTGGCCCAGAGCACCAACCGCCTGCTGCGCCTGGCTAGCCCGGCCCCACCGGTGGCACCCCACTCCAGCAAAAAAACAGGCAAAAAAGCACTGCGCTAA
- a CDS encoding alpha-L-fucosidase — protein MNRRALLKNLALATPAAWLPSVVAGLNWSPLAPAAAGPFQPTWNSLARYQTPEWFRDAKFGLWAHWGPQCQPERGDWYARGMYQEGSDQYKFHCEKYGHPSKFGFKDVLNEWKAEEWNPDELLALYKKAGARYFVCLANHHDNFDLYNSTHQPWNSTRLGPKKDLVGGWAKAAKKQGLRFGVSVHAAHTWSWLEVAQRADKNGPLAGVPYDGNVTAEAGQGKWWQGYDPQALYAQNHPLSQNSLDNGMIHRQWDWGNGVTPPSREYCEKFYNRTIELLDKYEPDLVYFDDTALPLWPVSDAGLRIAAHMYNASTQRHGGRNEAVITGKILTPDQRKCLVWDIERGQSNEIEPLPWQTDTCLGQWHYDRRIYANRGYKSAQTVIHTLVDVVSKNGNLLVSVPVRGNGTIDDQERAIVEGIAAWMQVNGESIYGTRPWKIFGEGPAQQAAAALSAQGFNEGKGKPFGAEDIRYVTKKKTLYATALGWPASGRLLLKALAVGGPHFAGKVRQVELLGAPGKLQFEHTQDGLAVVLPAQKPNAIAYALRIMPA, from the coding sequence ATGAATAGAAGAGCCCTCCTAAAAAACCTGGCCCTGGCTACGCCGGCCGCCTGGCTGCCCAGCGTGGTGGCCGGCCTCAACTGGAGCCCGCTGGCCCCTGCGGCCGCCGGCCCCTTTCAGCCCACCTGGAATTCGCTGGCCCGGTACCAGACGCCCGAGTGGTTTCGCGATGCCAAGTTTGGCCTGTGGGCACACTGGGGGCCGCAGTGCCAGCCCGAGCGCGGCGACTGGTACGCCCGCGGCATGTACCAGGAGGGCAGCGACCAGTATAAGTTTCACTGCGAGAAATACGGCCACCCGTCCAAGTTTGGCTTCAAGGACGTGCTAAACGAGTGGAAGGCCGAGGAGTGGAACCCCGATGAGCTGCTGGCTTTGTACAAGAAAGCCGGTGCCAGGTATTTCGTGTGCCTGGCCAACCACCACGACAACTTCGACCTCTACAACAGCACGCATCAGCCCTGGAACTCGACCCGGCTGGGCCCCAAGAAAGACCTGGTGGGCGGCTGGGCCAAGGCGGCCAAAAAGCAGGGCCTGCGCTTTGGGGTGAGTGTGCACGCCGCCCACACCTGGAGCTGGCTGGAGGTAGCCCAGCGCGCCGACAAAAACGGCCCGCTGGCCGGCGTGCCCTACGACGGCAACGTGACCGCCGAAGCCGGCCAGGGCAAATGGTGGCAGGGCTACGACCCGCAGGCGCTCTACGCCCAAAACCACCCGCTGAGCCAGAACAGCCTGGATAATGGCATGATACACCGGCAGTGGGACTGGGGCAACGGCGTGACGCCGCCCAGCCGGGAGTACTGCGAAAAGTTTTACAACCGCACTATTGAACTGCTGGACAAGTACGAGCCCGACCTGGTGTACTTCGACGATACGGCCCTGCCGCTGTGGCCGGTGAGCGACGCGGGTTTGCGCATTGCGGCGCACATGTACAACGCCAGCACCCAGCGCCACGGCGGCCGCAACGAGGCCGTGATTACCGGTAAAATCTTGACGCCCGACCAGCGCAAGTGCCTGGTGTGGGACATCGAGCGCGGCCAAAGCAACGAGATTGAGCCCCTGCCCTGGCAAACCGATACCTGCCTGGGCCAGTGGCACTACGACCGTCGCATCTATGCTAATCGCGGCTACAAAAGCGCCCAGACGGTCATCCACACCCTCGTGGACGTGGTGAGCAAAAACGGCAACCTGCTGGTGAGCGTGCCCGTGCGCGGCAACGGTACTATCGACGACCAGGAGCGCGCCATCGTGGAGGGCATCGCCGCCTGGATGCAGGTGAATGGCGAGAGTATCTACGGCACCCGGCCCTGGAAGATTTTTGGCGAAGGCCCGGCCCAGCAAGCCGCTGCCGCCCTCAGCGCGCAGGGCTTCAACGAAGGCAAGGGCAAGCCGTTTGGGGCCGAGGATATTCGCTACGTGACGAAGAAGAAAACCCTCTACGCCACCGCTCTGGGCTGGCCCGCCAGTGGCCGCCTGCTGCTCAAGGCGCTGGCCGTGGGCGGACCCCACTTTGCCGGCAAGGTCAGGCAAGTGGAGCTGCTGGGGGCGCCGGGCAAGCTCCAGTTTGAGCACACCCAGGACGGGCTAGCCGTGGTGCTGCCCGCCCAAAAGCCTAACGCCATTGCCTACGCCCTCAGGATTATGCCGGCCTAG
- a CDS encoding family 43 glycosylhydrolase, whose amino-acid sequence MIHNRLCSFFTALQRSGQACLLLLGLAAPAAAAPPAKPSAYLFVYFTGNDKAEEAIRFALSPDGYHYTALNGNRPVISSAAISQTGGVRDPHILRGADGKTFYMAATDMVSAKGWDSNRGLVLLKSTDLINWTHSAIHFPTRYAGQEMLKRVWAPQTIYDAKAGKYLVYFSLQYDKQPDKIYYAYANKDFTDLEGEPKQLFFSPTNGSCIDGDIVAKGGKYYLFFKTEGQGNGIKVAVSDQLTGGYVLRAPYVQQTTSPVEGAGTFKLNNSDDYILMYDMYTSGKYQFTRTHDLEHFAVVDGEVSMNFHPRHGTVLPITAAEASRLAQRWMTTADVLLTAANPALRKLNTVVDSAAGKVAFLALPGANVQAFDLQLSNPALLVTPSGPQNFAAGPVTYTVGQGAAKRTYKVSVTETHNPALPGYYADPDILYSQKTGKFYLYPTSDGFTSWSGTYFKAFSSPDLVSWQDEGVILDLPKDVSWAKKSAWAPTIIEQKMATGYRYAYYFCAGAKIGVALSDSPTGPFKDSGQPLLDKLPEGVKGGQQIDPAAFRDPKTGKLYLYWGNGYLAGAELNDDLTSLKPGTTRVLTPDQTFREGAYVFFRNGTYYFMWSEDDTRSPNYQVRYGTTNAPLGPITVPASNSVIAKDPAAGIYGTGHNSVIQVPGRDEWYIVYHRFTYPQGIKMGGDAGFHREVCIDKLAFNPDGRIQPVKPTHAGIQPVRVK is encoded by the coding sequence ATGATTCACAATCGATTGTGTTCTTTTTTCACGGCCTTGCAGCGCAGCGGCCAGGCCTGTTTGCTTCTGCTGGGGCTAGCCGCGCCGGCCGCCGCTGCCCCGCCGGCCAAGCCTAGCGCCTACCTGTTTGTGTACTTCACCGGCAACGACAAAGCCGAGGAGGCTATCCGCTTCGCCCTCAGTCCCGATGGCTACCACTACACGGCCCTCAACGGCAACCGGCCGGTTATCAGCTCGGCCGCCATCAGCCAGACCGGGGGCGTGCGCGACCCGCACATTTTGCGCGGAGCCGATGGCAAAACGTTTTACATGGCTGCCACCGACATGGTGTCGGCCAAGGGCTGGGACTCGAATCGGGGGCTGGTGCTGCTCAAATCCACGGATTTGATAAACTGGACGCACAGCGCCATCCATTTCCCCACGCGCTATGCGGGGCAGGAGATGCTGAAGCGGGTGTGGGCGCCGCAAACCATCTACGACGCCAAGGCCGGCAAATACCTAGTGTACTTCTCGTTGCAGTACGACAAGCAGCCCGACAAAATCTACTACGCCTACGCCAACAAGGACTTTACTGACCTGGAAGGCGAACCCAAGCAGCTGTTTTTTTCGCCCACCAACGGCTCGTGCATCGACGGCGACATCGTGGCCAAGGGCGGCAAGTACTACCTGTTTTTCAAGACCGAAGGCCAGGGCAACGGCATCAAAGTCGCGGTGTCGGACCAGCTTACCGGCGGCTACGTGCTGCGCGCGCCCTACGTGCAGCAAACCACCAGCCCGGTGGAGGGCGCGGGCACGTTTAAGCTCAATAATTCAGACGATTACATTCTGATGTACGACATGTACACCAGCGGCAAGTACCAGTTTACCCGCACCCACGACCTCGAGCATTTTGCGGTGGTGGATGGCGAGGTGAGCATGAATTTTCACCCGCGCCACGGCACCGTGCTGCCCATCACGGCGGCCGAGGCCAGCCGGCTGGCCCAGCGCTGGATGACGACCGCCGATGTGCTGCTGACGGCCGCCAACCCGGCCCTGCGCAAGCTGAATACGGTGGTGGACAGCGCCGCCGGTAAGGTGGCCTTCCTGGCGCTGCCGGGTGCCAACGTGCAGGCGTTTGACCTTCAACTCAGCAATCCGGCGCTGCTCGTGACGCCCAGCGGCCCGCAAAACTTCGCGGCCGGCCCCGTCACCTACACCGTGGGCCAGGGCGCGGCCAAGCGTACTTACAAAGTAAGCGTGACCGAAACCCACAACCCCGCGCTGCCCGGCTACTACGCCGACCCGGACATTCTGTATTCGCAGAAGACGGGCAAGTTTTACCTCTATCCCACGAGCGACGGCTTCACGAGCTGGTCGGGCACGTATTTCAAGGCCTTTTCGTCGCCCGATTTGGTGAGCTGGCAGGACGAGGGCGTGATTCTGGACTTGCCCAAAGACGTGAGCTGGGCCAAGAAAAGCGCCTGGGCGCCCACCATCATCGAGCAAAAAATGGCCACGGGCTACCGCTACGCCTACTATTTCTGCGCGGGCGCCAAGATTGGCGTGGCCTTGTCGGACAGCCCCACCGGGCCGTTCAAAGACTCGGGCCAGCCCCTGCTCGACAAGCTGCCCGAGGGCGTGAAGGGCGGCCAGCAGATTGACCCGGCCGCCTTCCGCGACCCCAAAACCGGCAAGCTTTACCTCTACTGGGGCAACGGCTATCTGGCGGGCGCCGAGCTTAATGACGACCTCACGAGCCTCAAGCCCGGCACCACGCGGGTGCTGACGCCCGACCAGACGTTTCGCGAGGGCGCCTACGTGTTTTTCCGCAACGGCACCTACTACTTCATGTGGAGCGAGGACGACACGCGCAGCCCCAATTACCAAGTGCGCTACGGCACCACCAACGCGCCGCTGGGCCCCATTACGGTGCCGGCCAGCAACTCGGTTATCGCCAAAGACCCTGCGGCGGGCATCTACGGCACGGGCCACAACTCGGTCATTCAGGTGCCGGGCCGCGACGAGTGGTATATTGTGTATCACCGCTTTACCTACCCTCAGGGCATCAAGATGGGCGGCGACGCGGGCTTTCACCGCGAGGTGTGCATCGATAAGCTGGCGTTTAATCCCGACGGCAGAATCCAGCCCGTGAAGCCGACCCACGCCGGCATTCAGCCGGTGCGGGTAAAGTAG
- a CDS encoding RNA polymerase sigma-70 factor codes for MRRLKQDDERAFDALFRHYSALVYRFAYSYLKSRPAAEEIVQECFIKIWEKREQLRDDVPLKGYLFTTAHHAVLNELRRDQHHLRLHGQVAAAGPASVANEAEYQEMEALYLAALDRLPPKQREVFVLSRQQGLSYPEIAERQGVSVKTVEAHIMQALKTLRKYFNLHGGGVLGLLLLLALRKH; via the coding sequence TTGCGCCGCCTGAAGCAGGATGACGAACGGGCATTTGATGCGCTGTTTCGGCACTACAGCGCGCTGGTGTACCGCTTCGCGTATAGCTACCTGAAGTCGCGCCCAGCGGCCGAGGAGATTGTGCAGGAGTGCTTCATTAAAATCTGGGAAAAGCGCGAGCAGCTGCGCGACGACGTGCCGCTAAAAGGCTATCTCTTTACCACGGCGCACCACGCGGTGCTCAACGAGCTGCGGCGCGACCAGCACCACCTGCGCCTACATGGGCAGGTGGCGGCCGCCGGCCCCGCCAGCGTGGCTAATGAGGCCGAATACCAGGAAATGGAAGCGCTGTACCTGGCTGCCCTCGACCGACTGCCGCCCAAGCAGCGCGAGGTATTTGTGCTAAGCCGGCAGCAGGGCCTCTCTTACCCCGAAATTGCCGAGCGCCAAGGCGTGTCGGTAAAAACAGTAGAGGCGCATATTATGCAGGCGCTTAAGACCTTGCGAAAATATTTCAACCTGCACGGTGGCGGTGTGCTTGGTCTACTACTGCTCCTGGCGCTGCGTAAGCATTGA
- the mraZ gene encoding division/cell wall cluster transcriptional repressor MraZ, whose amino-acid sequence MHQLLSGEYDCKLDPKGRLVLPAKVKASLPDAYANQLVLVRGFEPCLVLYPRSAWELIHAKVMALDEFNEEYRQFQRNFFRGMTEVELDSIGRFGLPGSMRRYAGLEKEAVIVGLGNRCEVWDPTRYDEYLIKDQPTFSKLAQKFLSATPETPLAA is encoded by the coding sequence ATGCATCAGCTTTTATCTGGCGAATATGACTGCAAGCTCGACCCTAAAGGTCGGCTGGTGCTGCCTGCCAAGGTGAAGGCTAGCCTGCCCGATGCCTACGCCAACCAGCTGGTGCTGGTGCGCGGCTTCGAGCCCTGCCTGGTGCTCTACCCGCGCTCGGCCTGGGAGCTGATTCACGCTAAAGTGATGGCCCTGGACGAATTCAACGAAGAGTACCGGCAGTTTCAGCGCAATTTTTTTCGGGGCATGACCGAAGTGGAGCTCGACAGTATCGGGCGCTTTGGCCTGCCGGGCTCCATGCGCCGCTACGCTGGCCTCGAAAAGGAGGCCGTCATCGTGGGCCTCGGCAACCGCTGCGAGGTGTGGGACCCCACCCGCTACGACGAATACCTCATCAAGGACCAGCCCACCTTCTCGAAGCTGGCCCAGAAGTTCTTATCGGCCACCCCCGAAACGCCCCTGGCCGCATGA